From the genome of Phyllostomus discolor isolate MPI-MPIP mPhyDis1 chromosome 12, mPhyDis1.pri.v3, whole genome shotgun sequence, one region includes:
- the WDR87 gene encoding WD repeat-containing protein 87, which yields MSSPRLIPLWKDFKYLISDLYSSQQTLDEPKSGIVVLSDRSQILFRESRHPQNMPLICYYFSDANFFASLSWVTSTKEIQAVVWMKSKTEDMVEKRTFSMTERVPPIQCMVHTGSFHILVAYCGDLLLRLFGDHFRSFKPLGIVPCRFNINCLCYDPEMKMLLSGILGAVVVWAIEQSGKGLQIAHMVSMPGDELVQDITLNGPDGSLLALCETVVRVLERQGLSQLGEVKRFTSTTSGSSITCCFTCIDQGYLYAGNRTGDIQVWSLSQSYSLHSFKAHSLSVICIRSRPEAHTLLTAGKEGFIKEWNLTSGNLLRQLELGEELYRLQFIDNITFFCQTTHTFSLRRLPCFYSLFHVCGSAPEQLRRVRCGNNWFRILCTTEDGLLRFMSPVTGDLLVFTWPFSILDQAVDWAYNPDKEELFVATGGSDVLVFDTTRCPCPAKYLLCTSPNAQDSVQCLAYGHFHLGRGLEGLMFSGHESGMIRVLSQHSCARIEKFMHFGAILAFSTLPGGLLGGREYSLLCSYGMDDYIRLSEAVLDGAKVHLRPLASILSSCHLKHLILLPKSVGAITETNCLRLWKFHDFLSSEAQEGSKFIETLPLHRCAITSFDVCLTLSLFVTGSIDGSVRIWNFHGRLVAMLDSSLHFGPLCFANDRGDLLVTFNQSLYLISCLKLLPQSQLVYLSFMSMADEVLEIPKPFLPSFFFSFETMFVPKYTYLGQGQQELVGLEKLVNKRAIAFDHTVPHVIEEDEQGSLILLSAPRHGSLKKEETDIRLSKLYPHDMVPPQLQLTTWDGLNPYQILKCYFGYGRKWLFAPDCYIPNSVIRARLWPEGSPIYLQCNLHSPTRKLEWDKSQQFFWQSRVRPIHDVKEYTQEMEKEEEDFIEKRMTKDGTYSVLTDPTNRSWLGRKMTEIAINSLIEAILNIMMYAPPALKYQCCVGALGQIFASYQVSPALRSETAHRLLDDTTNSNPLIRELAWEGLKRLGMITHLFAIPLAQGLMDKDQRVRNKALNLMADTGIHSKTSLLNLIQNQETFWEMQQEMIGQETLDSLLGMRATDLQMLHTQVGQRLNENLTLSRGDKKPAFSLDVSRVSEMTPPSKQSDVIPEESKVDVKPSKGQRWNRARGKRHTQKMFRILKKMKETGTEPSPLDGESDQSRVVPTDVETVIYSEPSTVSVPKISKDAEQQPPEKDVSKDVALTLKMLKKIHGKKGKKTTIRKLIKKKKKEAKVIIEEEPLPHVKEPVVKNVKARGRGAHGTPGHRATPGDVSSWRDDLCRLMTLRISDSQTEVSESLNIELVTMAQEALADKHPSWELFEKICPLLKKESEVLLEDLDWDVAWPEEKPIFIHEEAISEDMVIRDIDEIPEGQGQMQKEAGDIQGLRETQVIPKKGKKKKIIILEPGGLTKEKHILKKEDHKFSKKPSKQKMKAGMKEIQVDKKEKKLSKKEMDGSQEVEETVKLEGKVVEQEGIPVMDEKKLFLQDWKKSWDEWKQICSERRISWDEWKKAWDMDHLEEGEKPQKDKEKISPDEEKLEERKRKLEWDEGEQVGEKMLLRRFREQKFKDEEELTLEVEKLSQGWEKEEEEEEEEGLVTEEQRQIQEEYKQAETERKRAQAERKRAQEERKLAQEEEKLAQEEEQLAQEERKLAQEEGKLARDYGKLAQRDSKTVQAEMNLVQKGVKLAQREERLSQRAEKLAQNRKKVAKKLEKQAREEEKIAKKGEKLAEVKNILVQKMEKLVQQEQDLARQEKELDQKLKELTGEEEGLVWKENLLNQEEEELAKENEGLAQKEKILAWKEEQLAMEEKKLVQEEELLIQAEKKLDQAMEYLPEEEERLAQKREQLMESKNKLAQEREKSILDKVEFANNKRILARREEILAQEKEKLPQEKVELIQRKEDVYQLKDNLVQNGKKLVEIKEKVDIYRKKSLEAEEKLVEKKEELFQKKKKLAQVVENLAEKQHKLVQDKIKLAMEQKAIFQEAKLHSREEDIIKKEKALDMEMKKLAQEKARLAEEKEILSKGETQETSTQRKLSENELELTKRKLSLEEKIVVCEDRILATKERDIVEGKLEFAREGRIYAREERKLAKVVRKLAKGNISKEPSRVSKKALNVFQDLIKKERKLTQEEIQLTKKRRSFLAIERRLSKEQNALDAKEWDISEDQSEMTKDEENLAKKERKLSKEMKRLIKKEKQIAEEESRLARQHEEFIEEDEEEEITEEEEMSFLKQKSRERKTLETVDMPQEELSSQMDEVESEEKFYGEVENLLGEVEQESLSEEEEEGAQEEEEEEGQEEKEEKGQEEEEEEGQEEVEEKKEEEEEEKKKKVQGEEEEKEEEVFEKKDESMNEEEMENLGEKEKKEEVDKEKEIFKKEKLFKLQEKRGKDLGEREIVPSIREKFPEVKGSDINLEVLKIPSKKLVSVALRREETIPVPMSSWKDRTTVLETPRIFAETRFMDKQGELLRKYQPIPLQVLDTGLESQEPDSKTPYLSHILRKTTESQKLQGTPLGDRWQWLLNRYPSLMEQTEVQLPMSQILAEEIHADISLSDIEWIQHVLEQMEAGEQPSRDNFHRLCQLLKDLTSKGTLEWTHVAKLEDITYRHRQVPESESTRISKTSTKPMGRKYLKVIPPIKRKESETHLKPLTFPIPKPSLATKSIPYSKAINWYLLGEPYRSARAEQISSALKEMEMQHFHPATRDIFIGARASVEKQTLALMFQKDFWAFKGKGRFRRLPKVEKKAQPSSKKQEEVPLWETFVALYHVLRMLQERYAKDSAAWMEQFYHLMDLYQLKSPGIQRLLQELLLREEPQSSEIIYKEGLKATELVPGERLFYHLFCGHSHIPRGPLGFQEVVSLSGKNNVHTMLPMGIAHYGILELAWKSLPQADIHLTKELPHIIAPAP from the exons ATGTCTTCCCCTAGACTGATTCCCCTCTGGAAGGATTTTAAATACCTCATAAGTGACTTATATAGTAGCCAG CAAACTTTAGATGAACCAAAGAGTGGCATAGTTGTGCTGAGTGACCGGTCCCAGATACTCTTCAGAGAGTCTCGCCATCCTCAAAATATGCCACTTATATGCTATTACTTCAGTGATGCCAACTTTTTTGCCTCCCTCTCGTGGGTAACAAGCACAAAAGAAATACAG GCTGTAGTATGGATGAAGAGCAAAACGGAGGACATGGTTGAGAAGAGAACCTTTTCCATGACTGAACGAGTGCCACCCATCCAGTGTATGGTACACACAGGCTCCTTTCATATCCTCGTGGCCTACTGTGGTGACCTGCTCCTGCGGCTCTTTGGGGACCATTTTCGGTCTTTCAAACCCCTGGGTATAGTGCCTTGCCGCTTTAACATCAACTGCCTCTGCTATGACCCAGAAATGAAGATGCTTCTCTCCGGCATCCTTGGGGCAGTGGTTGTCTGGGCCATTGAGCAGAGTGGAAAGGGCCTCCAAATTGCCCACATGGTTTCCATGCCTGGCGATGAGCTTGTCCAGGACATCACGTTGAATGGCCCTGATGGCTCTCTCCTAGCCCTGTGTGAGACTGTGGTGAGGGTCCTTGAGCGCCAGGGCCTGAGCCAGCTGGGAGAGGTGAAGAGATTCACTTCTACCACTAGTGGCTCCTCTATCACTTGCTGCTTCACCTGTATCGATCAGGGTTATCTCTATGCTGGAAATAGGACCGGGGACATCCAAGTATGGAGCCTCAGTCAGAGCTACTCTCTCCACAGTTTCAAGGCCCATTCCTTGTCAGTGATATGTATCCGCAGCCGGCCAGAAGCCCACACCCTGCTAACAGCTGGCAAGGAGGGTTTCATCAAGGAGTGGAACCTTACTTCTGGGAACCTACTGAGACAACTAGAACTTGGAGAGGAATTGTATCGACTCCAGTTTATTGATAACATTACTTTCTTCTGCCAAACTACCCATACTTTCTCCTTGCGCCGTTTACCCTGCTTCTATAGCCTCTTTCATGTCTGTGGCTCTGCTCCAGAGCAGTTGCGTCGGGTCCGCTGTGGTAATAACTGGTTCCGGATCCTATGCACTACTGAGGATGGCTTGTTGCGCTTTATGTCTCCAGTAACAGGAGATCTTCTGGTTTTCACCTGGCCCTTCTCAATCCTGGACCAGGCTGTGGACTGGGCCTATAACCCAGATAAAGAAGAGCTCTTTGTAGCAACAGGGGGCTCAGATGTGCTGGTCTTTGACACAACCCGCTGCCCTTGCCCAGCCAAGTATCTTTTATGCACCTCACCAAATGCTCAGGACTCAGTACAATGCCTGGCTTATGGGCATTTCCACCTGGGTCGGGGTCTAGAAGGACTTATGTTCTCTGGACACGAGAGTGGTATGATAAGAGTGCTTTCCCAGCACAGCTGTGCCCGAATAGAGAAATTCATGCACTTTGGGGCTATATTAGCATTCTCTACCCTGCCTGGAGGGCTTTTAGGTGGCCGAGAATACTCTTTGCTCTGTTCCTATGGAATGGATGACTACATACGCCTATCAGAAGCTGTGCTTGATGGGGCCAAAGTACACCTGCGACCTCTGGCCAGCATTCTCAGCAGCTGTCATCTAAAACACCTGATACTCTTGCCAAAGTCTGTGGGTGCTATCACAGAGACTAACTGCCTGCGTCTCTGGAAATTCCATGATTTTCTGTCCTCTGAGGCACAGGAAGGCTCCAAGTTTATAGAGACCTTGCCTCTGCACCGGTGTGCAATTACATCGTTTGATGTATGCCTGACCTTGAGTCTTTTTGTCACAGGTAGTATTGATGGCTCTGTCCGGATCTGGAACTTTCATGGTAGACTTGTAGCCATGCTGGACTCATCACTGCATTTTGGCCCACTCTGCTTTGCAAATGATAGAGGTGACCTGCTTGTGACTTTCAACCAGAGTCTTTATCTGATATCCTGTTTAAAATTGCTTCCCCAATCCCAGCTGGTTTACCTTTCATTTATGAGCATGGCAGATGAAGTGCTAGAAATCCCTAAGCCTTTCTTACCAagcttcttcttttcctttgagaCCATGTTTGTGCCCAAGTATACCTACcttggacaaggacaacaggaaCTAGTGGGTCTGGAGAAACTTGTCAATAAGCGGGCCATTGCCTTTGACCACACTGTGCCACATGTCATAGAAGAAGATGAGCAAGGGAGCCTCATATTACTATCTGCCCCAAGACATGGTTCCTtgaaaaaggaggaaactgaTATAAGGTTGAGCAAACTTTATCCCCATGATATGGTTCCTCCCCAGCTACAGTTGACTACCTGGGATGGACTCAATCCTTATCAGATACTGAAATGCTACTTTGGTTATGGACGGAAATGGCTCTTTGCTCCTGATTGCTATATCCCTAACTCAGTGATTCGTGCCCGTCTTTGGCCAGAGGGCAGCCCAATATACCTACAGTGCAACTTGCATTCACCCACGCGGAAGTTGGAATGGGATAAATCTCAACAATTCTTCTGGCAGAGTAGGGTAAGGCCTATACATGATGTAAAAGAATATacacaggaaatggaaaaggaagaggaagacttCATAGAAAAGAGAATGACCAAGGATGGAACTTATAGTGTCCTTACAGACCCAACAAACCGTAGTTGGCTAGGAAGAAAGATGACTGAAATAGCTATTAATAGCTTGATTGAGGCAATACTGAACATTATGATGTATGCTCCTCCTGCACTGAAGTACCAATGTTGTGTTGGTGCGCTAGGGCAAATCTTTGCTTCTTACCAGGTGTCTCCAGCCCTGCGCTCTGAAACAGCCCATCGTCTGCTGGATGATACAACCAATTCTAATCCACTGATCCGAGAGCTAGCCTGGGAAGGGCTGAAGCGTCTAGGAATGATTACTCATCTCTTTGCCATTCCTCTGGCCCAAGGGTTAATGGACAAGGACCAAAGAGTGAGGAATAAGGCACTGAACCTCATGGCTGACACTGGAATCCACTCTAAGACCTCACTGTTAAACTTGATCCAGAACCAAGAGACTTTCTGGGAGATGCA GCAGGAAATGATTGGGCAGGAAACTCTGGACAGTCTGCTGGGGATGCGTGCCACAGATCTCCAAATGCTTCATACTCAAGTGGGACAGCGATTGAACGAAAACCTAACTTTGTCACGTGGAGATAAAAAGCCTGCCTTTTCTTTAGATGTCTCAAGGGTTTCTGAAATGACACCCCCTTCCAAGCAATCTGATGTAATTCCTGAAGAATCTAAAGTTGACGTCAAGCCCAGCAAAGGCCAAAGATGGAACCGAGCAAGGGGAAAAAGGCATA CCCAAAAAATGTTTCGGATCCtcaagaagatgaaagagacAGGCACAGAGCCAAGTCCCTTAGACGGTGAAAGTGATCAAAGTAGAGTCGTGCCAACTGATGTGGAGACAGTCATCTATTCTGAGCCTTCAACTGTCAGTGTACCAAAGATTTCAAAAGATGCTGAACAACAGCCTCCAGAGAAAGATGTCTCAAAGGATGTTGCATTGACCCTGAAGATGCTAAAGAAAATACAtggcaaaaaaggaaagaaaacaacaattcGGAAACtcataaagaagaagaaaaaagaagctaaaGTTATAATCGAGGAGGAACCTCTGCCTCATGTAAAAGAACCAGTTGTGAAGAATGTGAAAGCCAGAGGGCGGGGTGCCCATGGAACTCCTGGCCACAGGGCTACTCCTGGAGATGTCTCATCATGGCGGGATGATCTGTGTCGTCTTATGACCCTGAGGATATCTGATTCCCAAACAGAAGTGTCAGAATCTCTAAATATTGAGTTAGTGACCATGGCTCAGGAGGCGCTGGCAGATAAGCACCCCAGCTGGGAGCTCTTTGAGAAGATCTGCCCCCtactaaagaaagaaagtgaGGTTCTGCTTGAGGACCTTGACTGGGATGTAGCCTGGCCAGAGGAGAAACCAATTTTTATTCATGAAGAAGCAATTAGTGAGGATATGGTGATCAGAGACATTGACGAGATaccagaggggcagggacaaATGCAAAAGGAAGCGGGGGACATACAGGGCTTACGAGAAACCCAGGTAATTCCCAAaaagggcaagaaaaagaaaattattattttagaacCAGGTGGCCTAACCAAGGAGAAACACATACTAAAGAAAGAAGATCATAAATTTTCTAAGAAACCCTCTAAGCAAAAGATGAAAGCAGGCATGAAGGAAatacaagtggataaaaaagagaagaaattgagcaaaaaagagatGGATGGGAGTCAGGAAGTGGAAGAAACGGTCAAACTAGAGGGAAAAGTGGTTGAGCAAGAAGGAATACCAGTTATGGATGAGAAGAAGTTGTTTTTGCAGGACTGGAAGAAGTCTTGGGATGAGTGGAAACAAATCTGCAGTGAAAGAAGGATATCCTGGGATGAATGGAAAAAAGCCTGGGACATGGATCATCTTGAGGAAGGGGAGAAACCACAAAAGGACAAAGAGAAGATATCTCCAGATGAGGAAAAgttggaggagagaaagagaaagctggaATGGGATGAGGGGGAACAGGTTGGAGAAAAGATGTTGTTACGCAGATTCAGGGAGCAAAAGTTCAAGGATGAAGAGGAATTGACCCTGGAGGTAGAAAAATTGTCTCAGGGttgggaaaaagaagaagaagaggaagaagaagaagggctgGTGacagaagagcagagacagatcCAGGAAGAATATAAACAGGCCGAGACTGAGAGGAAACGAGCCCAAGCTGAAAGAAAACGAGCCCAAGAAGAGAGGAAGTTGGCACAAGAAGAAGAGAAGCTGGCACAAGAAGAAGAACAGCTAGcacaagaagagagaaaactggCTCAGGAAGAGGGAAAACTGGCCAGAGATTATGGAAAACTGGCTCAGAGAGACAGTAAAACAGTCCAGGCAGAGATGAACCTTGTCCAGAAAGGAGTAAAACTGGCCCAAAGAGAGGAGCGGCTAAGCCAAAGAGCAGAGAAATTGGCCCAGAATAGGAAGAAAGTGGCCAAGAAATTGGAGAAACAGGCTcgtgaagaagagaaaatagcaaagaaaggagagaagctgGCTGAGGTAAAAAACATACTGGTCCAGAAAATGGAGAAACTGGTTCAGCAGGAGCAAGATCTGGCACGGCAAGAAAAGGAACTCGACCAGAAATTAAAGGAGCTgacaggggaagaggagggactgGTTTGGAAGGAAAATCTGCTGAATCAGGAAGAGGAGGAACTAGCTAAGGAAAATGAGGGTCTGGCTCAGAAGGAGAAGATACTGGCCTGGAAAGAGGAGCAACTGGCGATGGAAGAGAAAAAACTGGTCCAGGAAGAAGAGCTGCTGATTCAGGCAGAGAAGAAACTGGACCAGGCCATGGAATATCTgcctgaggaagaagaaagactTGCCCAGAAAAGGGAACAATTAATGGAGAGTAAAAATAAACTGgcccaggaaagggaaaaatcGATCCTGGACAAGGTGGAATTTGCAAACAATAAGAGGATACTAGCCAGGAGAGAGGAGATTCTGGCACAGGAGAAGGAAAAGCTGCCTCAGGAGAAGGTAGAATTGATTCAGAGGAAAGAGGACGTATACCAGCTCAAAGACAACCTTGTCCAGAACGGAAAGAAATTAgtggaaataaaggagaaagtggACATATACAGGAAGAAATCACTTGAGGCAGAGGAGAAGCtagtggagaaaaaggaggaacttttccagaagaagaagaaactggcACAAGTAGTGGAAAATCTAGCTGAGAAACAGCACAAGCTAGTCcaggacaaaataaaattagCTATGGAGCAGAAGGCAATATTTCAAGAAGCAAAACTGCACAGTAGAGAAGAGGatattattaagaaagaaaaggcactggacatggaaatgaagaaactgGCCCAGGAGAAGGCAAGACTAGCTGAGGAAAAGGAGATTCTCTCCAAGGGAGAGACTCAAGAAACCTCAACACAGAGGAAACTGAGTGAGAATGAATTAGAACTAACTAAGAGGAAACTGTCACTAGAAGAGAAGATAGTGGTATGTGAAGATAGGATATTGGCCACGAAGGAAAGGGATATTGTCGAGGGGAAATTAGAATTTGCTAGAGAGGGGAGAATATATGCTCGGGAAGAAAGGAAGCTAGCCAAAGTAGTAAGAAAGTTGGCTAAAGGAAACATTTCCAAGGAACCATCAAGAGTGAGCAAAAAAGCCTTAAACGTGTTTCAAGACCttatcaaaaaagaaaggaaactaaccCAGGAAGAAATACAGCTGACAAAGAAAAGGAGGTCATTCTTGGCTATAGAGAGAAGATTGAGCAAAGAACAAAATGCACTTGATGCCAAAGAGTGGGATATTTCTGAGGACCAATCAGAAATGACCAAAGATGAGGAGAACCTtgctaaaaaagagagaaaactgtccaaggaaatgaaaagattgataaagaaagagaaacaaatagcTGAGGAAGAAAGCAGATTGGCCAGGCAACACGAAGAATTCATAGAGGAAGACGAGGAGGAAGAAataacagaggaagaagaaatgtcATTCCTTAAACAAAAGTCAAGGGAGAGAAAAACGTTAGAAACAGTTGATATGCCACAGGAAGAATTGAGCAGTCAAATGGATGAGGTGGAAAGTGAAGAGAAGTTTTATGGAGAAGTAGAAAACCTGTTAGGTGAAGTAGAGCAAGAGAGTTTatcagaggaggaggaagagggggcacaggaggaggaggaagaggagggacaggaggaaaaggaagagaagggacaggaggaggaggaagaagagggacaggaggag gtggaggagaagaaagaggaagaggaggaggagaagaaaaagaaagttcagggagaggaggaggagaaggaggaggaagtgttTGAGAAGAAGGATGAAAGTATGAATGAGGAAGAGATGGAAAATTtgggtgagaaagaaaagaaagaggaagtagacaaggaaaaagagatttttaaaaaagagaaactatttaagttacaagaaaaaagagggaaggacctaggagaaagagaaatagtcCCTTCTATTAGAGAAAAATTCCCTGAGGTCAAAGGCAGTGATATAAATCTGGAAGTTCTGAAAATCCCTTCCAAGAAACTGGTCTCAGTAGCTCTTAGGAGGGAAGAGACTATACCAGTGCCAATGTCATCCTGGAAAGATAGGACCACTGTACTTGAGACACCCAGGATATTTGCAGAGACAAGGTTTATGGATAAACAAGGAGAACTGTTGAGGAAATATCAGCCCATTCCTCTACAAGTTTTGGATACAGGTTTGGAGTCTCAAGAGCCAGACTCAAAGACCCCATATTTATCCCACATATTGAGGAAGACCACAGAATCTCAGAAACTCCAAGGCACACCACTAGGGGATAGGTGGCAGTGGCTTTTGAATCGTTATCCATCTCTGATGGAACAGACAGAGGTACAATTACCTATGTCCCAAATCCTGGCTGAGGAAATACATGCAGACATAAGCCTCTCAGATATAGAGTGGATCCAACATGTCCTAGAACAGATGGAGGCAGGAGAACAGCCTTCCAGAGACAATTTCCACAGATTGTGCCAGCTTCTCAAAGACCTCACCTCAAAGGGAACCTTAGAATGGACGCATGTAGCCAAGCTTGAAGATATCACTTACCGCCACAGGCAGGTCCCAGAATCAGAAAGCACACGAATATCAAAAACCAGTACAAAGCCCATGGGTCGAAAATACCTGAAAGTGATCCCTcctataaaaagaaaggaaagtgaaaCCCATTTAAAACCTTTGACTTTTCCCATACCAAAGCCCTCATTAGCTACAAAAAGTATTCCATATTCAAAAGCTATAAATTGGTATCTTCTAGGAGAGCCTTACAGAAGTGCCCGGGCTGAGCAGATATCCAGTGCCCTCAAGGAAATGGAGATGCAACACTTTCATCCTGCCACAAGAGACATTTTCATAGGTGCCCGTGCCTCTGTGGAAAAACAAACCTTAGCACTGATGTTTCAAAAGGACTTCTGGGCTTTTAAGGGTAAGGGCAGGTTTCGCAGATTGCCCAAGGTAGAAAAGAAGGCACAGCCTAGCTCTAAAAAACAGGAAGAGGTGCCTTTATGGGAGACATTTGTGGCACTGTACCATGTTTTGCGGATGTTGCAGGAGCGATATGCAAAAGATAGTGCTGCTTGGATGGAACAGTTCTACCACCTCATGGACCTGTATCAACTCAAGTCCCCTGGAATCCAGAGATTGCTACAGGAGCTGCTACTGAGAGAGGAACCCCAATCCAGTGAGATCATCTACAAAGAGGGCCTAAAGGCCACAGAGCTAGTTCCTGGGGAGCGGTTGTTCTACCACTTGTTTTGTGGTCACTCTCACATCCCTAGAGGTCCTCTGGGGTTCCAGGAGGTGGTATCCCTTTCAGGGAAGAACAATGTGCATACCATGCTTCCCATGGGCATTGCCCATTATGGCATCTTAGAACTTGCTTGGAAGAGCCTGCCCCAAGCTGATATTCACCTCACCAAGGAACTGCCCCACATCATTGCTCCTGCCCCCTAA